DNA from Chrysemys picta bellii isolate R12L10 chromosome 13, ASM1138683v2, whole genome shotgun sequence:
TATTGCCTGCTAGGCTAGTGTGCAGGTGATCCCTACAATCAGGTGCAGCATAGAGACAGGCCTGGACAGGCCAGAGGGGGGAATCTAATGTGGCCTGGGTAGATCTGTACCTTGGACATTCTGTGCTCCTGGCAAGTGCTAAGGGCCACCGCAGCTAGGGTGTAACTTTGGACAACCATCAGCCTGTCCCAGAGATCACACAAGCTCCAGTGCAGAGTTAAATCTGGCCTCAAGAGACTCAGGATTGGGACAACCTGGGAAGTGAAAACTTGCCTTCAAACAGTGCACTTCTTGCAAGGAGAGTTGTGTGGGATGAGAGGAGGGTGGGAAAAGACTGGAGCTCTGTGCCAGATGGAAGGCAGGAGTCCTGCCTTCCATGTTGCTCTTAAAAGAGAACATGCACAACATTTACCAGAGAACCTACAATAGTCGTAGTTGCATTAACTGTATCTGGCACATTAGGAAACTGTTAAACACAAGCTCTCCAGTGTGGAAGATTCCACTGTTTACCAAATATCAGCTTCAGTTACTTTGATAACCTTCCACACAGGAACTCATTTGCTCAAACAGCTGGGAGACACACTGAACTAGTAAGCGAACACAAGCAAGAACACAGTATTTCTCATCTGTTGTTAGTGTCGTTTAGTTTTAACTATTTATAACAGGGACTGAAAAACAAGCTCTCCGGTGGTTAATATAAAGCTTTCCCTGGGGCTCTCACCCCTCAATTGCTGCAGAATTTAAGATTTCAGTAACACAAAAAGTGTTTCTAGCCCTAAGAGTTGTGAAGATAATCTTCAAGATGCAAAATGATACAGCGTTTTCTTCCAGAGGCTGCAAACAGCCTCAATGTCTCTGCTGCTCGGAGCTTTCTCAGGCGGTTTCACAATGGTATTAACAAGACTAGTCAGGTTCAGTGCTACCATGAACCATGTGAGCAACAATGCAACTCTCCAGAATTGTATCAACgtcacactgctgctgctgggaaaaatATGAGCCCCAGCAGAAACAGGCACTGGAGAAGACACCCCCTGTGGTCAAAAACAGTCTGAAAGTGTAGAGAATCAGAGACTACCTTCTTTCCCCCTGCCTTCTTGCAGCAGCTAAGATGTctgagagaggggaggagacagAAAACTTCCCTTCCAGCACTTGGAGGGCTGTAAAGGTTTAAGTTTTTAAAGACATCAACTAGCCACAGGCAGATAGAAATATGGAGTCCCGCATCGGAACTGAGGGACAGCACCCCATATGAAATCCCAGTACTATTCCTCTTCAACACCTAGAGCACCGCCTCTGGTACCCCTCCCATTTTCTGTATTTACTTCTGTCTAGCAGGCTTGGTCCTTTAACTCATAGGTGGCTGGTAAACTTTCCAAACCCTGttataacatttttaattaattagtttGCTCACTATAACACTGTGATGCCTTTACTAAGAAGGGAACAAGGATCCCATACATCTAGGCAGATTAGAGGTTTTATTATACATATGCATggatataaatttaaaaaaaaaagttaattttggATGCCCCTTCCCCTTACAATGATATTGAAGGTACAGATTTTGGTAAAATAGTATCTCTCATGAGAGGGACGAGAGAACAGCAGAAGACCCCCAAGAATGATGTTTTGCTTGTTACAGTTTACATTTTCTACTGTTTTGGAGACACCTTTTTGATTTCAGAAGGAACAAACATCCCTAGTGGGACTGTACAGAACACATTCTGCAACAAGGGTACTCAACTTGGAAGCTGCAAACAATTATCGGGGTCGTAACCACCCTGCCTTTCCCATACGGATCCCAGTTACATGGGACGGGGGTCCAAGTATGGGGAAAAGGCATCATGGTATGGAAAATATTCAGAATATCTGCTCTAAAAGACAGAAATTGGACATTTCTCCAGTAAGTCCGAgatgtttttaaagtaaaaaaaccTATTCAGAATaaaggggtggagggaagagttACAGGTGCCAATTGGCTCATGAGGTCACATGATTTATCCTTTGAACTATGATACAGTATTTAGAGGAAATGTCAGACTTTAATGCATTTACAGCACCCTGCTGCTTTAAAATAGACTAGAGATATTGTGACCTCCacatctgaaaaaaagaaaaatacatgtcAGATAAGAGGAAAGAAACCTTACATTGCTATTCCCACAAATCCCTTCAGTGGAACTACGCCCCAGATGACTCCCAAAATAACTGCAATGATCTGTCGGAACCAGTAGATCACGTCTAGAAACTCATcctgaggagagagaaaaaacagcaaAGTTTGAGATCTCACATATAATATGTAGTTTAGATAAAACATTTATAAGAACCCCTCATGCAACTAacttgggaaaaaaatcaaggcCCTGAACACAGAttgcttttcaaaagaaaaaatttTAACAAACAATATATAAAGTATTTGAAAGTAGCTAATGGCAATAGATGGATCCCACCCCTCTCTCCTTTTCTAAGTTCTGGCTTCAGTTTACTGTGTGTCCCACCAGTGGGAGAACTGAGAACAGATCTTTAGTCCATTTGTTTTAGAATTAGATATTAAAAATGTTCGTAGCTCCAACTTTTCAGCTATTTATATTCTTTACCAGTTTTAAAAGCCTACATCATTCTTGAGTTCTTTCCCATCACCCACAAACAAATGTTGCCGGAAAATCAGCACTCTCAAGCAACCACAAATGACAGAAACAGGTGTGTATGAATCATGGAGATAAAAAATCATCATCAGCAAGGAAAGATTTTCATTTTGAGTCTCTATGGGACTGttaaaaaaaggaggagggggagaatcaGTTATGAAAAAAGATTTAAAGTTCAATTCTATTCCAAAGAGACTAAAAATGGCACCTACTTAAACTGCATCCCATATCTGTATTCAGAGTCATACCTGAATAGCTGAGTGACAGTAATGTATAACTTTCTATTCCTGTTCTCCTTGCAGAGATCATGAAGCTATGAACGTTTGTATTCTATTCTGCCACATACTTCAAATCAAAATTCAATTCTGCTCTCAAATACACCTTTGCAACTTCACTAAAGACAGGGAGCACTGGCATAActtaggacagaatttggcctacaGAATTTTTATTATGGGGTTGTAAAAGGTAGTTTGGGTTTCCACACTTCCCAGCATCTCAGCTTGTTTGAAGCCAATCAGGTAAAATAATGCATTAACACCCTCTCTCCATGCACTGATATTATATAGAAATCAATTTCTCCAAAAAGCTCAATATTTCTTATTTGAATGATGCAATCTTCATCATCAATTCACCTTCTATCATGTTCAGagtctatatatattttttttttaaagaaacatttgcACGCAGAAGAAAGATGCTCAGGTGACTCAACTGTGGCAGCATCTGCAAGAGCTCTAATGACTCCTTCGCCGTGTTGGCAGTGGCACCTCAGAGAAGTCCTTTTATTTGCACAAAAACTGACAAACAGCACTGAAAACTCAAGCCATTGTCCTGCTGATTGCGTTGTTACAACAAAAAGGTCGGAGACACAGCTCGCTTGTAGCAAGAAATGCAAAAATGTCACAGTTTCAGCTAAAAATCACAGCCCACATTCTTCCAaatgtattgttatttttttttaattgctaaaaTAAGTATCTGATTCAAACAGAAAAAATACTAatattgatatatttttttaaatgtaaaattatacTAAGGCTTATTTTAATAGGAATGTGTAACATGCCTAAATTACATGGTTTTACAGGTTTTCTGTCATCTCCAAATACAACTTtatacaaacagaaaataactgcTCTCGGCGTTACGAAAGCAGCCCTACATTATTTACGCTCTGCTCCCATTTGGAAAATCACATCTCTGACTCTGCAAACACATATGCGGGAACTTAATTTACACATGCAAGTAGTTCCAGTGACTTCAGAAGAACAATTTATTGCTTAAAGTCAGGTATATGCATCCATTTTGCAGAATCCAGGCCTTAATGTGttgttttaatgaaagctgaaagAAAACCACAACGAATTATTGAGTAGCCATGACATttataattgaaaaaaattgcagaAGAGTTAAGCCATGACAGCATGACagacactcagggcttgtcttcactacgaaGCACTGCTGCAATTGATACAGTGGCATAAATTTAGCGGGTCTAGCGAAAACACGTTCAGTTGATGGGAGAACGCTCTCCCATCAATTTCTGTACTCTGCCTcaatgagaggcggaagcaatgTCGTCGGGAGAGCATTTCCCGTCGACATAGCGTAGTGTGAACCCTGCGGTAAGtggatctaagctacgtcgacttgaGTTATGCTACTAACAATAcgaattgcatagcttagattgaCCGGCAGCGGTAGTGTTGACCTGTCCTCAGATTCACCAGTTACGCTGTGCTACTCCCCAAATAGCCCAGCTGGATGACCATCATCTTACAAGAGATAACTAACATTTGGATGTTTCCTTTGTCTTATTCCTAGTTTTGATTTTTGGATTGTGCAGGTAGAAATTTGATTTAACTCTAAATCCGAGTCAATGAGCTGAATCCTGCTCTTAGTTACCTTTGTATAAATCCATAGTCCACTGTGGTCAAtgcagttactctggatttgtaCTGGTGTAACAGAGTAGACTTTGGTCCTCTAAATACGTAAGTTGTAGAACTCACACTGAACATTTGTAACCAGTTACATTCTAAGATCTGTACAACAGGAGCAAATAACCCTTTTAAACCAGTAGTCTAAACAAATGATTTACATAAAAGGGGCAACTGCACTAATATGGAGTTGTATTCACTTGGGACACTCACAAGGTGACAATAAGACTAGCCTGATGTACAGACAGAGCGCAAAGCAAAAGGAAGCTGGAGATCTACTTATATCACcgccacagtatctgagcacctcacagataAGAAGTTCATCCTCACAGCACTCCTATGAGGTAGGAAGGTATTACTCTCATTTACTACAGATAGGGAATTAAGGCAGCGAAAGATTAAATGATTTGTTTTACAAAAATTACAGGGGAACTCTCTATTTTTGCAGTAGAGGTGGTACACATGACCAAATGAAACTCACCTAgcctaaggtctggtctacagtTTAAAAATTTGCCAGTACAGTTATGCCAGTCAGGAGTGCAATTTACCCCACTTCAACTGATATAGCTATGTCCTAAGGTAGACACAATCATAGCAGCAAAGAAGGCCTTCTGCCTGTACAGACTACCCTGTTCAGGTACCTGGTTTAAGCTATACTAACAAAGTAACTTTTGCTAGTACAAGCAGTCTCtccactaggagggtttgccaaTATACCACTACTGCCAGCAAGCATTTTTAAGCCTAGACAAGTAACAGCAAgcactagagcagaggtgggcaaactatggcccgcgtgCCACATCCGGCCCACCCAGAGGCTAGCctcccggcccccgagctcctgcccggcccccgagctcctgcccggcccccgagctcctggcccgggaggctagcctctggccgctcccccactgctccccctccctcagagCCTCAGCTCGCCCAGCcgccagtgcaatgctctgggcggcagggttgtgagctcctggggcagcgcagctgcagagcccagcctgaccctggtctctgtgctgcggCGTGGCCGCGGCAGCATGGCCCGGATCCagctgggcagcgtggctgtagcgctgccagccactggtgctccgggcagcgtggtaagggggcagggagcaggggggcttggatagagggcaggggagttcgggcggtggtcagggggcaggggtgtggataggcgTCCaggcagtcggggggggggggggggggaggggaacagggggttgaatggaggcggtgaggaaggagggggggtggctggggcagcagggggcagtcaggggacagggagaaggggtggttgaatggggcaggggtcccaggggaggccgtcaggaatgagaggaggggttggatggggtggcaaaGGTCcggaggcggtcaggggacagggagaggggtgtgtgtggatggggcaggagtcccggggggggggagcagataggaggtgggggctgggctatgaccccctcccctaaccggccctccatacaatttacgaaacctgatgcagcccccaggccaaaaactttgcccacccTTGCACTAGAGGCTACATCTATGCCAGAAGTTTTCTGAAATCTTCCCACTGTTCTTCTAGCACTGCTGTAGCATTATCAGCACCAGTAGGAGGGCCAGTGTAGACTAGCTACTGACATTTTTTACTAGCATTGCATGCTTCAGAACTAGTCTCAACCACGATGCAATACTTATCACCTTTCACAATGAGAGGCATATGTGGGAACGGgttatcttttattgaaccaacttctgttggtgagagagaaactttcaagcctcacagagttcttcttcatttctgtgtggctcaaatgcttgtctctcttaccaacagaagttggttcaataaaagatattaggtttgcgccacagctcaaagagccatGACCTCAccaaccttctctctctctctagtatcGTAGGACTGACATAGCTACAACTACATCTCATTGCAATAGACGTGTACGGGGAGATTTTCTTTTAacaatttccttccttccttccctttttaTGCATGCAAAACATGAGATTGCTTGTTTGTGTGTGATGTTAGGTGCCCTATTCAGTAGAAATCCACTACCTGCTTCTATATCATTCCAAAATCTCAGCTTCCTTCCAGCTCACACCATTCATCAGACGTGGCTCACTGATAGAGTCAGGACAGGTCTACGCTTAAAATGCTGCAGAGGCAAcggtgcagctatgccactgaaGCACTTCAGTAAAGATGCTACTATGCCAATGGCAGACTTCTCCCATCAATAGTTAATTCACCTctatgagaggcggtagctatgttgacataaGCCCTCCAGGCAACAGCAttggttaggttggtataactgcatcgtTCAGGGGTGTAGacttttcacacctctgagtaacgtagttataccaatataagctcatagcatagacctggcctaaatTAGCACAAACTAATTCACAGTATCCTAAAGAGCAGCACAAGTTGGAAAATGCCTTTAGCTGTTTGCATGGGAAGTTTTATAGCTCCAATTATTAAAGAAAAGTTACGAAATCAGCACGTAGACTGTCTCCAACACGGAGCACTGCAATTTCACCCCAAGTCTCTGTGCCTTAGTCTCACAGGAAAGAAACGACTAGTCTGATTTCAGAAAAATACTCAAATAGGGTTTCTGAGGATGTGCCAAACAAACTGCctgagaaaaacatttttaaaaggtgtcgagtatcaaaggggtagccgtcttagtctggatctgtaaaagcatccgaagaagtgggtattcacccacaaaagctaatgctccaatacgtctgttagtctataaggtgccacaggactctctgctacTTTTAAAAGGGCTTTCCCAGTTCATGGGGCTACAAGTATCCTCAACCCTCCCACTGCCCGTGGGTGACCTCATgaggtgggcagcagcagcacctcccaaccctcccagcACCCACAGGTGACCCCCAGCAGGCAGCAGTAGCCAACCAACCCTCATGGGTGACCCACAGCAAGTGGCagcagccccaccccaaccctcccaGCGCCCACGGGTGACTCCCAgtgggcggcggcagcagcagccccccaaccctcccaGCGCCCACGGGTGACCCCAGcagccccccaaacctcccagcaCCCACGGGTGACCCCAGCGGGCGACAGCAGcagccccccaaccctcccaGCACCCACGGGTGACCCGAGCGGGCGGCGGCagcagcccccccaaacctcccagcaCCCACGGGTGACCCCAGCGGGCGGCGGCAGCAACCCCCCAAACCTCATAGGTGACCCCCAAGGGGCGGCAGCAGTTCCCCCCAGCGCCCACGGGTGACCCCAGCGGGCGGCACccacccccccaaacctcccagcgCCCGTGGGGAGACGAGCACCACCCCCCGCGCGGGCCCCGGCCGCACCTTGTCCTCCCAGGCGGAGTCGCTCCGCAGCGCCTTGCCCCACACCGAGCCGCGCAGCGCGCCGCCGCCGTTGGCcaccaggtgctgctgcgggtgAGACAACGGCGGCTCCTCCTTCCGCCGGGCGCCGCTCATCTTCCCCAGGCCCCACCACAGGCCGCCCCGCTGCCCTCAGGCCCCGCGGTCACTGCAAGGGAAGCGGCGCACGTGACGGCCGGCTCTTGGGATCAGCCAATCACATCTCTCCCTGCCGGGGAGAGGCGGGGCTGAAGCCGGACTGCCCTCTATCGCACGATGGGGAGGGTCCGTTGCCTTCCCTACGGCAGGAGGGAGGGGTCATTCTGAAAAGCGTTGCTGCTATTCCCTGGAGGGTGGGGCCTGAGAGCGGGAGACAGGAGCTGCAGAatggggcggggctttgggaaGGAGCGGGAGGGGCTTTGGGAAAGAGCTGGGGGGGATCTCTGCcacagggaggaggggagctgcagggagatagGGGGCAGATGTCCCATTGAAGAGCCCAGAGTCCCTCTGGACCTTCCCATGCTCTCTGGTCTCCTCTGGGAGCTGTACTCCATACAGGGGAGCCgtccctctggggtggggcatagCCACAGGTTAACCCCCCACAGCAGCTTCTCAGATCTACTACACCTGCCAGCCTCTAGCGCTTCCCCTCCAAGGGCCTCAATGCACGTAAGAACAGAAGAACAgacatacttggtcagaccaaaggtccatctagcccagtatcctgtcttccgacagtggccaataccagatgccccagagggaatgaacagagcaggtaatcatcaagtgatctatcccctgtcacccattcccagcttctggcaaacagaggctagggacatgggcgccaactccatgggtgctctggggctggagcacccacggggaaaaattaacAGGTGcgctgcacccaccggcagccaagctccccactcctcgcctccttctctcccctctcaaCACGCCACattcccgcttctccccctccctcccagcgcttctcaccacctaacagctgtttggcggtgcttaggactttccgggagggaggggaaggagcgggtaCGCGACGCActcaagggaggaggcggagaagaggcagggcaggggtgggaacttgggggttgggggtggaatggcagcaggaagggggcagggctggggtggaaaaAGGCGGGGTGGgacggggactttggagaaggggtggaatgggggtggggtgagggcggggaagaggcgggacccggggcggggccggggtggtcAAGCACCGGGGCAGAGGGGAAGCCAGCGCCTATGGCtcaggacaccatccctgtccactTCATAGACACCAACCGTCCCTCCCAACAGAGACTCTTCACAGGGCAGGCAGCACCAGTCGTTTTCCTGGGAGGTGGCGAGGAAGTATTTGTGAGAGATATGGCAATATCTTTCGGATATCGttttgaattaattttaaatagctTTGGGATCCATGGTATTATAAATGCAaaatttatgtattattgtgggattgCACGTAAATTCCCTAGGGGAGACACATGGCTAGTGTATACCCTGGGAGGTGTTCAGAGCTTCAAGGgactattttaaacaatgtgcTATGCAAGAGGGAACTTTTAGGACAAACAAAATTAAGTGGCTTAATATCTTGGGGGAGGAAAATGCAAATGATCACATCCAGACCCAACCTTTTAAAGCTACACCCTGAGAAGAGACCCACTGTCTGACTGATTACCTATTCATGGTCTCTGAAGATCAAAGAAGGTTAAAAttggg
Protein-coding regions in this window:
- the RAB5IF gene encoding GEL complex subunit OPTI isoform X2; amino-acid sequence: MSGARRKEEPPLSHPQQHLVANGGGALRGSVWGKALRSDSAWEDKDEFLDVIYWFRQIIAVILGVIWGVVPLKGFVGIAIFCLINAGVLYLYFSSFQQIDEEEYGGTWELTKEGFMTSFALFLVVWIIFYTAIHYD
- the RAB5IF gene encoding GEL complex subunit OPTI isoform X1, which translates into the protein MSGARRKEEPPLSHPQQHLVANGGGALRGSVWGKALRSDSAWEDKDEFLDVIYWFRQIIAVILGVIWGVVPLKGFVGIAIFCLINAGVLYLYFSSFQQIDEEEYGGTWELTKEGFMTSFALFLVIPSPPPRFLFSCSSYCLWSSSDEI